A part of Vanessa tameamea isolate UH-Manoa-2023 chromosome 20, ilVanTame1 primary haplotype, whole genome shotgun sequence genomic DNA contains:
- the LOC113401614 gene encoding uncharacterized protein LOC113401614 → MEQIFMIEVFVKKIVLKIEPPEKDEYELKMEEEERKREAEALAAAEAAKKGKKEKPAKKGKKGKEPPLPSEEEMKFMQTCTMQFNCLPLFDFYVAHDNFIPPPPPPPPGKGKKPPKPKGKKGKVQVVKLELPSEPLPQPPYFGVGNSIMFLSRPSKLEEVLKKTPIYITVWNRDQEMNCVGFCVIEWHESFFDCLKRSAELNPVNMDQAEYRDTSRPEMVTNTVELTRPLQCEEDLKASGEIEFFIRLTCMGNRVISYFVALPEMERLPGRKYLSDDLKLKDVEVVRHWEGTTIDAVPPVAYFFGAPDIIREPIKPVEEPKVYDDFVAPYTSSELAILAMGFPKGPCGGTNCPKRMDYRGSQHQFIHGETVKGKYHHGQFVNKRDVHGPCGRLDCPLAKKVRAYLCSEGSYKPCRKPCNKDYY, encoded by the coding sequence atggagcaaatatttatgattgaaGTATTCGTAAAGAAGATAGTATTAAAAATCGAGCCACCAGAGAAAGATGAATATGAACTCAAAATGGAAGAGGAGGAGAGGAAGAGAGAGGCGGAGGCGTTAGCTGCAGCAGAAGCAGCAAAAAAGGGTAAAAAGGAAAAACCAGCTAAGAAAGGAAAAAAAGGTAAAGAGCCGCCCTTACCTTCTGAAGAGGAAATGAAATTCATGCAAACATGTACAATGCAATTTAATTGCTTACCattgtttgatttttatgtTGCTCATGATAACTTCATCCCACCTCCTCCTCCACCACCACCTGGTAAAGGCAAGAAACCCCCAAAACCAAAAGGAAAGAAAGGAAAAGTACAAGTAGTAAAATTAGAGCTTCCATCAGAGCCTTTACCACAACCTCCCTACTTCGGGGTAGGAAACTCGATCATGTTTTTGTCGAGACCTTCAAAACTAGAAGAAGTGTTGAAAAAAACTCCTATCTACATCACAGTTTGGAACAGAGATCAGGAGATGAATTGTGTAGGTTTTTGTGTTATCGAATGGCACGAGTCATTCTTTGACTGCCTTAAAAGATCAGCCGAATTGAATCCAGTGAACATGGATCAAGCCGAATACAGAGATACATCACGACCAGAAATGGTAACAAATACTGTAGAATTGACAAGACCTTTGCAATGCGAGGAAGATTTGAAAGCGTCAggtgaaattgaattttttattcgattgaCATGTATGGGTAATAGGGTCATAAGTTATTTTGTCGCTCTGCCAGAAATGGAAAGACTACCAGGGCGAAAATATTTATCGGATGACTTAAAACTGAAAGACGTTGAGGTTGTGAGACACTGGGAAGGTACGACTATCGATGCTGTCCCACCCGTAGCTTACTTTTTCGGAGCTCCGGACATAATACGAGAGCCAATAAAACCCGTTGAGGAGCCGAAAGTTTATGACGACTTTGTAGCACCATATACTTCTAGTGAACTAGCCATTCTTGCCATGGGATTTCCTAAAGGTCCCTGTGGAGGGACTAATTGTCCTAAAAGAATGGATTACAGAGGTAGTCAACACCAATTCATTCATGGGGAAACTGTAAAAGGGAAATATCACCATGGACAATTTGTGAATAAAAGGGATGTGCATGGGCCTTGTGGTAGACTTGATTGTCCACTAGCAAAGAAAGTTCGTGCTTATCTGTGTTCTGAAGGAAGCTACAAGCCTTGTAGAAAACCGTGCAACAAAGACTATTACTAA